In one window of Dyella thiooxydans DNA:
- a CDS encoding NAD(P)-dependent alcohol dehydrogenase, whose translation MALNIRGFAAQSATTPLAPHSFERREPRADDVAIDILYCGVCHSDIHQARDEWGGSRYPMVPGHEIIGRVASVGAEVKGFKAGDLVGVGCMVDSCQHCEACHQGLEQYCVEGMVATYNSVDKKDGLPTFGGYSERIVVNDKFVLRIDPRLDAKAAAPLLCAGITTWSPLKHWNIGPGSKVAVVGLGGLGHMGLKFAKALGAEVTLFTRSPSKEDEARRLGADHVVLSTDEAQMKAVARRFDFILDTVPTRHDLNPYLATLALNGTHCLVGLVEPMDPPVHAANVIFGRRSIAGSLIGGIAETQEMLDFCAEHGIVSDVEMIRIQEINVAYERMLRSDVRYRFVIDLASLRDAA comes from the coding sequence ATGGCATTGAACATCCGTGGCTTTGCCGCCCAGTCCGCCACCACCCCGCTGGCCCCGCACAGCTTCGAGCGCCGCGAGCCGCGCGCCGACGACGTGGCGATCGACATCCTGTACTGCGGCGTGTGCCACTCCGACATCCACCAGGCCCGCGACGAATGGGGCGGCAGCCGGTATCCGATGGTGCCGGGCCACGAGATCATCGGCCGGGTCGCCTCGGTCGGCGCCGAGGTGAAAGGCTTCAAGGCCGGCGACCTGGTCGGCGTGGGCTGCATGGTCGATTCGTGCCAGCACTGCGAGGCCTGCCACCAGGGCCTGGAGCAGTACTGCGTCGAGGGCATGGTCGCCACCTACAACAGCGTCGACAAGAAGGACGGACTGCCGACCTTCGGCGGTTACTCCGAGCGCATCGTGGTGAACGACAAGTTCGTGCTGCGCATCGATCCGCGGCTGGACGCCAAGGCCGCCGCGCCGCTGCTGTGCGCCGGCATCACCACCTGGTCGCCGCTCAAGCACTGGAACATCGGCCCGGGCAGCAAGGTGGCGGTGGTCGGCCTGGGTGGCCTGGGCCACATGGGCCTGAAGTTCGCCAAGGCGCTGGGCGCCGAGGTCACGCTGTTCACCCGCTCGCCGAGCAAGGAGGACGAAGCGCGCCGGCTGGGTGCCGACCACGTAGTGCTGTCCACCGACGAGGCGCAGATGAAGGCCGTGGCGCGCCGCTTCGACTTCATCCTCGACACCGTGCCGACCCGGCACGACCTCAACCCGTACCTGGCCACGCTGGCGCTCAACGGCACGCACTGCCTGGTGGGCCTGGTCGAGCCGATGGATCCGCCGGTGCACGCGGCCAACGTGATCTTCGGCCGTCGCTCGATCGCCGGCTCGCTGATCGGCGGCATCGCCGAGACCCAGGAAATGCTCGATTTCTGCGCCGAGCACGGCATCGTCTCGGACGTGGAGATGATCCGCATCCAGGAGATCAACGTCGCCTACGAGCGCATGCTCAGGAGCGACGTGCGCTACCGCTTCGTGATCGACCTGGCCTCGCTGCGCGACGCGGCCTGA
- a CDS encoding AraC family transcriptional regulator, protein MIRSYRMGLDREELASRIERYATADGACGRFHPRLAFFRAEAPEPRLSMVYDPALVLVAQGAKQVILGDEVHRYDESNYLLSAFDLPAHCQVVEASPQRPYLCVKLCLDMDRLRELLVTAPVALPGPSGRGLAVSPLDPGLLDAMLRLVRLLDVPGDLAVLGPLVEREILYRLLTGPQGQRLRERAVAGSRSQQVARAIDWLRRHYRQPLRIGDLAAEVAMSTSSLHHHFRAVTAMSPLQYQKQLRLQEARRLLMSEAGDVASVAHRVGYESPSQFSREYSRQFGAPPSRDVEHLRRSLERQAASA, encoded by the coding sequence ATGATCCGCTCCTATCGCATGGGGCTGGATCGGGAAGAATTGGCAAGCCGCATTGAACGATACGCCACCGCCGACGGAGCCTGCGGGCGGTTCCACCCGCGGCTGGCGTTCTTCCGGGCCGAGGCGCCGGAGCCGCGGTTGTCGATGGTCTACGACCCCGCCCTGGTGCTGGTCGCGCAGGGCGCCAAACAGGTGATCCTGGGCGACGAGGTGCATCGTTACGACGAGTCGAACTATCTGCTCAGCGCGTTCGACCTGCCCGCGCACTGCCAGGTGGTGGAGGCCTCGCCGCAGCGCCCGTACCTGTGCGTGAAGCTGTGCCTGGACATGGACCGGCTGCGCGAGCTGCTGGTCACGGCGCCGGTGGCGCTGCCCGGGCCGTCCGGGCGGGGGCTGGCGGTGAGTCCGCTCGATCCGGGCCTGCTCGATGCCATGCTGCGGCTGGTGCGTCTGCTCGACGTGCCTGGCGATCTGGCCGTGCTCGGGCCGCTGGTCGAGCGAGAGATCCTGTACCGCTTGCTGACCGGACCGCAGGGCCAGCGCCTGCGCGAGCGGGCGGTGGCCGGCAGCCGCAGCCAGCAGGTCGCGCGGGCGATCGACTGGCTGCGACGGCACTACCGCCAGCCGCTGCGCATCGGCGACCTGGCTGCCGAGGTGGCAATGAGCACCTCCTCGCTACACCACCACTTCCGCGCGGTCACCGCGATGAGTCCGCTGCAGTACCAGAAGCAGCTGCGCCTGCAGGAGGCGCGCCGGCTGCTGATGTCCGAGGCCGGGGACGTGGCGTCGGTGGCCCATCGCGTGGGTTACGAGAGCCCGTCGCAGTTCAGCCGCGAATACAGCCGCCAGTTCGGCGCGCCGCCCTCGCGCGACGTCGAACACCTGCGCCGCAGCCTGGAGCGGCAGGCCGCGTCGGCCTGA
- a CDS encoding aldehyde dehydrogenase family protein: MLAKSYPYYLANRPQTSKQTLEVRDKFSGRLATRVAVPDARATEKAIAAAVKSAPAMRAFKPWQRQAVLQHCAERFEARRDELARALCIEAGKPIHDAAGEVTRLIETFRIAAEEAVRINGETLNLEIAGRLDGYHGYTRRVPLGPVSFITPFNFPLNLVAHKVAPAIAAGCPFVLKPSEKTPIGALIIGEVLAETDLPRGAFSILPLDGAHATPLVEDERFKLLSFTGGQIGWELKARAGRKKVTLELGGNAACIVDADQGDKLDHVVERLVFGAFYQSGQSCISVQRIYAHVDVYEALKRKLVAAVKKLKTGDPKKKDVFLGPMIDEAAAERLHGWIAEARQAGARLLCGGERDGAMLEATLMEDVPREAKVNRMEAFGPFALLALFRTLDEAVAQVNDSDFGLQAGIFTNRLDHAMRAWDELEQGGVVINDVPSFRVDNMPYGGVKLSGLGREGVRYAIGDMTEVRLLVMREG, translated from the coding sequence ATGCTCGCCAAGTCCTATCCCTACTACCTCGCCAACCGTCCGCAGACGTCAAAGCAGACGCTCGAGGTCCGCGACAAGTTCAGCGGCCGGCTCGCCACCCGCGTGGCGGTGCCCGACGCCCGCGCCACCGAGAAGGCGATCGCCGCCGCAGTGAAGTCCGCGCCGGCGATGCGCGCGTTCAAGCCGTGGCAGCGCCAGGCGGTGCTGCAGCACTGCGCCGAACGCTTCGAGGCGCGCCGGGACGAGCTCGCCCGGGCGCTGTGCATCGAGGCCGGCAAGCCGATCCACGATGCGGCCGGCGAGGTCACCCGGCTGATCGAGACGTTCCGCATCGCCGCCGAAGAGGCTGTGCGCATCAACGGAGAGACGCTCAACCTGGAGATCGCCGGCCGGCTCGACGGCTACCACGGCTACACGCGTCGCGTGCCGCTGGGGCCGGTGAGCTTCATCACCCCGTTCAACTTCCCGCTCAACCTGGTGGCGCACAAGGTCGCCCCGGCGATCGCGGCGGGTTGTCCGTTCGTGCTCAAGCCGTCGGAGAAGACCCCGATCGGCGCGCTGATCATCGGCGAGGTGCTGGCCGAGACCGATCTGCCGAGGGGCGCATTCTCGATCCTGCCGCTGGACGGCGCGCATGCCACGCCGCTGGTGGAGGACGAGCGCTTCAAGCTGCTCTCCTTCACCGGCGGCCAGATCGGCTGGGAGCTGAAGGCGCGCGCCGGGCGCAAGAAGGTCACGCTGGAACTGGGCGGCAACGCCGCATGCATCGTCGACGCCGACCAGGGCGACAAGCTCGATCACGTGGTCGAGCGGCTGGTGTTCGGTGCGTTCTACCAGTCCGGGCAGAGCTGCATCAGCGTGCAGCGGATCTACGCGCACGTGGACGTCTACGAGGCGCTGAAGCGCAAGCTGGTCGCTGCAGTGAAGAAGCTCAAGACCGGCGACCCGAAGAAGAAGGACGTGTTCCTCGGCCCGATGATCGACGAAGCCGCCGCCGAGCGCCTGCACGGCTGGATCGCCGAGGCCCGCCAGGCCGGGGCCAGGCTGCTGTGCGGCGGCGAGCGCGATGGCGCGATGCTCGAGGCCACGCTGATGGAAGACGTGCCGAGAGAGGCAAAGGTCAACCGGATGGAAGCCTTCGGCCCGTTCGCCCTGCTCGCCCTGTTCCGCACGCTGGACGAGGCGGTGGCGCAGGTCAACGACTCGGACTTCGGCCTGCAGGCCGGCATCTTCACCAACCGCCTCGACCACGCCATGCGCGCCTGGGACGAACTCGAGCAGGGCGGCGTGGTGATCAACGACGTCCCCAGCTTCCGCGTCGACAACATGCCGTACGGCGGCGTGAAGCTCTCGGGCCTGGGCCGCGAAGGCGTGCGTTATGCCATCGGGGACATGACCGAGGTGCGCCTGCTGGTGATGCGCGAGGGGTGA
- the xseA gene encoding exodeoxyribonuclease VII large subunit has translation MSTFDPFPGGPAPDAGAPRRILTPSTLNRLVRGLLEDALPMVWIEGELSNVARPASGHLYFTLKDAGAQVRCAMFKMKSSRLTFKPMDGMQVLVRAKVGLYEPRGEFQLVAEAMEPSGEGALRRAFDQLKARLDAEGLFDAAHKRPLPRYIRRLGVITSATGAAIRDVLSVLGRRWPLVEVDVLPVPVQGKEAPPAIEAMLRKASASGRYDALLLTRGGGSLEDLWAFNDEAVARAVHASAVPVVSAVGHEVDFSIADFVADLRAPTPSAAAELLVPDAAQMARQLRLLEQRLVTVERRKLQTLDQRVDQLFARLQAQRPQARLGRDRDRLTNLHRRLHAALSAGSTRRERRLEQLLARLLAQHPRHRLTLLHRRLDELDPRLRRAIARMLERKRLTLAQVARALHAVSPLATLERGYAIAFDARGKVLRSPAQVEPGDALRIRLAEGELAARAGD, from the coding sequence ATGTCCACGTTCGATCCCTTCCCCGGAGGCCCGGCACCCGACGCCGGCGCCCCGCGCCGCATCCTCACCCCCAGCACGCTGAACCGGCTGGTCCGCGGGCTGTTGGAAGACGCGCTGCCGATGGTGTGGATCGAGGGCGAGCTGTCCAACGTCGCCCGCCCCGCGTCCGGGCACCTGTACTTCACGCTCAAGGACGCCGGCGCCCAGGTGCGCTGCGCCATGTTCAAGATGAAAAGCAGCCGGCTCACCTTCAAGCCGATGGACGGCATGCAGGTGCTGGTGCGGGCGAAGGTGGGCCTGTACGAGCCGCGCGGCGAGTTCCAGCTGGTGGCCGAGGCGATGGAGCCCTCCGGCGAAGGCGCGCTGCGTCGCGCGTTCGACCAGCTCAAGGCCCGGCTTGATGCCGAGGGCCTGTTCGACGCTGCACACAAGCGGCCACTGCCCCGCTACATCCGCCGGCTCGGCGTGATCACCTCGGCCACCGGTGCGGCGATCCGCGACGTGCTGAGCGTGCTCGGCCGGCGCTGGCCGCTGGTCGAGGTCGACGTGCTGCCGGTGCCGGTGCAGGGCAAGGAAGCACCGCCGGCGATCGAGGCGATGCTGCGCAAGGCGTCCGCCAGCGGCCGCTACGACGCCCTGCTGCTGACCCGCGGCGGCGGTTCGCTGGAAGACCTGTGGGCGTTCAACGACGAAGCGGTCGCCCGCGCCGTGCACGCCAGCGCGGTGCCGGTGGTCAGCGCGGTGGGCCACGAGGTCGACTTCAGCATCGCCGACTTCGTCGCCGACCTGCGTGCCCCCACGCCCTCGGCCGCGGCCGAACTGCTGGTGCCCGACGCGGCCCAGATGGCGCGGCAGCTGCGCCTGCTCGAGCAGCGCCTGGTCACTGTCGAACGGCGCAAGCTGCAAACCCTCGACCAGCGCGTGGACCAGCTGTTCGCGCGCCTGCAGGCGCAGCGTCCGCAGGCGCGACTGGGCCGCGACCGCGATCGGCTGACGAACCTGCACCGCCGCCTGCACGCGGCGCTGAGCGCCGGCAGCACGCGCCGCGAACGCCGGCTGGAGCAACTGCTCGCCCGGCTGCTGGCACAGCATCCACGCCACCGCCTCACCCTGCTCCACCGCAGGCTCGACGAGCTCGATCCGCGTCTGCGCCGCGCCATTGCCCGCATGCTCGAGCGCAAGCGGCTCACTCTCGCCCAGGTCGCCCGCGCGCTGCATGCGGTCAGTCCGCTGGCCACGCTGGAACGCGGCTACGCCATCGCCTTCGACGCCCGCGGCAAGGTGCTGCGCTCGCCAGCCCAGGTCGAGCCCGGCGATGCGCTGCGCATCCGGCTGGCCGAGGGCGAACTGGCCGCCCGCGCCGGCGACTGA
- a CDS encoding phospholipase D-like domain-containing protein gives MASSPFETTRPDRLLAAQALSRAAGAPLVAGNAVELLIDAAVHYQRWLAAIRQARSRVLLENYIIRDDAIGRAFRDALVERALSGVFVAVLYDWVGCLNQSGAAFWKPLREAGGQVRTYNPPQLGKPFGWISRDHRKVLVVDGELGFLSGVCISEKWLGDAARGVAPWRDTGVSLRGPAVAEVEAAFTRSWSGSGGTLPAWTPGSSDPMGQVALRVIATEPSTAGLYRLDQQIAAMARRTLWLTDAYFVGVAPYVQALAAAARDGVDVRLLVPGSSDIPMVAGLSRSGYRPLLKAGVRVFEWNGSMIHAKTAVADGQWARVGSSNLNIASWLGNREIDVAVEDEGFAAQLAGQYEKDLANATEIVLAPRPRRRGERVQPSDGAPPRTRPSRPPRGGRGSSGRAAASALRLANTVGAVLTDRRVLGDTDTGPLLTGTAVLALLAIVGALWPAMLAWPLALLAAWFALNLGVRAWRSRRAHLDRGASEIDE, from the coding sequence ATGGCTTCCTCCCCGTTCGAAACCACCCGTCCCGACCGCTTGCTGGCTGCCCAGGCATTGAGCCGCGCGGCCGGCGCGCCGCTGGTGGCAGGCAATGCCGTGGAGCTGCTGATCGACGCGGCAGTGCACTACCAGCGCTGGCTGGCGGCGATCCGCCAGGCGCGCTCGCGGGTGCTGCTGGAGAACTACATCATCCGCGACGACGCGATCGGCCGGGCGTTCCGCGATGCGCTGGTCGAGCGGGCGCTCTCGGGGGTATTCGTCGCGGTGCTGTACGACTGGGTCGGCTGCCTCAACCAGTCCGGCGCGGCGTTCTGGAAGCCTTTGCGCGAGGCCGGCGGCCAGGTGCGCACCTACAACCCGCCCCAACTGGGCAAGCCGTTCGGCTGGATCAGCCGCGACCACCGCAAGGTGCTAGTGGTCGACGGCGAACTGGGCTTCCTGTCCGGCGTGTGCATCAGCGAGAAATGGCTGGGCGATGCCGCCCGCGGCGTGGCGCCCTGGCGCGACACCGGCGTATCGCTGCGCGGACCGGCCGTGGCCGAGGTGGAGGCGGCCTTCACCCGCAGCTGGTCCGGCAGCGGCGGCACCCTGCCCGCCTGGACGCCGGGAAGCAGCGACCCCATGGGCCAGGTGGCCCTGCGGGTGATCGCCACCGAGCCGTCCACCGCCGGCCTGTACCGGCTGGACCAGCAGATCGCCGCGATGGCCCGCCGCACGCTGTGGCTGACCGACGCCTACTTCGTCGGCGTGGCGCCCTACGTGCAGGCGCTCGCCGCCGCCGCCCGCGATGGCGTGGACGTGCGCCTGCTGGTGCCGGGCAGCAGCGACATCCCGATGGTCGCGGGCCTGTCGCGCTCGGGCTACCGGCCGCTGCTGAAGGCCGGCGTGCGGGTGTTCGAGTGGAACGGCTCGATGATCCATGCCAAGACGGCGGTCGCCGACGGCCAATGGGCACGGGTCGGCTCATCCAACCTCAACATCGCCAGTTGGCTGGGCAACCGCGAGATCGATGTCGCGGTGGAAGACGAAGGCTTCGCCGCCCAGCTCGCCGGGCAGTACGAGAAGGATCTGGCCAATGCCACCGAGATCGTGCTTGCTCCGCGACCGCGCCGTCGCGGCGAGCGGGTGCAGCCGAGCGACGGGGCCCCGCCGCGCACACGGCCGTCGCGTCCGCCGCGCGGCGGACGCGGGAGTTCCGGACGGGCCGCCGCCAGCGCGCTGCGCCTGGCCAACACGGTCGGCGCCGTGCTGACCGACCGTCGCGTCCTCGGCGATACGGATACCGGCCCGTTGCTCACCGGTACCGCGGTGCTGGCGCTGCTGGCCATCGTCGGAGCCCTGTGGCCGGCCATGCTGGCCTGGCCGCTGGCACTGCTCGCCGCCTGGTTCGCACTGAACCTCGGCGTGCGGGCCTGGCGCAGCCGCCGGGCGCATCTGGACCGGGGCGCGTCGGAAATCGACGAATAG
- a CDS encoding acetyl-CoA hydrolase/transferase C-terminal domain-containing protein: MPLQQRFTDTAACAQVIADRLGPDLRVAAPLGLGKPHGLLNAIYALIKAQPARSLTLYTALSLTRPRPKPGMEARFLEPFLARHFGEDCVDPEYALDQARDALPPNVAVHEFYMQSGAMLHSGSAQRSYISQNYTHVARDLAVQDINLLVQLVARRETPDGVRYSLSCNPDLTLDFLERAVASGKPRPLCVAVVHPDLPYLSGHAEVPQDYFDIELAPRHAAPLFALPRQPVSAAEYALGLHASALVRDGGCLQIGIGALSDALVQSLLLRQRHNLAWRAALEALDTGYVSHTLALQLGGMEPLRQGLYGASEMVMDGFMHLQRGGILKRRSWDNLALERAAVAGRLPGDAPGGHYLRGAFFLGSRELYRWLDETEAADPDAIDMCRVSNVNQLYGDHQVLAALQRRGARFFNTCMMATLTGAAVSDGLEDGHVVSGVGGQYNFVAMAHELADGRSILLLRATRDGPHGVETNIRFNYGNTTIPRHLRDLFVTEYGVADLRGKTDEECIEAMLSVCDARFVEALAAEAKAHGKLRADFAIPDAWRRHLPEVLAEALAPLKARGLAPTFPFGSDFTEVEQRLLPALGWLQRGSRTWRGRLAIARAWLRPGAAVDGEVEALARMGFERAATLSDRVQRRLLQAALRHTVR; the protein is encoded by the coding sequence ATGCCTCTCCAGCAACGGTTCACGGACACTGCCGCCTGTGCCCAGGTGATTGCCGACCGGCTCGGTCCCGACCTGCGCGTCGCGGCGCCGCTGGGCCTGGGCAAGCCGCACGGCCTGCTTAATGCGATCTACGCGCTGATCAAGGCGCAGCCGGCGCGCTCGCTTACCCTGTATACCGCGCTCTCGCTGACCCGGCCACGGCCAAAGCCGGGTATGGAGGCACGTTTTCTCGAGCCCTTCCTGGCACGCCACTTCGGCGAGGATTGCGTCGACCCTGAGTATGCGCTGGACCAGGCACGCGATGCGCTGCCGCCAAACGTCGCCGTGCACGAGTTCTACATGCAGTCCGGCGCCATGCTGCATTCGGGCAGCGCCCAGCGCAGCTACATCAGCCAGAACTACACCCACGTGGCGCGCGACCTGGCCGTGCAGGACATCAACCTGTTGGTGCAGCTGGTGGCGCGTCGCGAGACACCCGACGGCGTGCGCTACAGCCTGTCGTGCAACCCCGACCTCACCCTGGATTTCCTCGAGCGCGCGGTGGCTTCCGGCAAGCCGCGACCGCTGTGCGTGGCGGTGGTTCATCCGGATCTGCCATATCTGTCCGGGCATGCCGAGGTGCCGCAGGACTATTTCGACATCGAACTGGCGCCGCGGCACGCCGCACCGCTTTTCGCGCTGCCACGACAGCCGGTGTCGGCGGCCGAATACGCATTGGGCCTGCATGCCAGCGCGCTGGTCAGGGACGGTGGCTGCCTGCAGATCGGCATTGGCGCGCTGTCCGACGCGCTGGTGCAGTCGCTACTGCTGCGTCAGCGCCACAACCTGGCCTGGCGCGCTGCGCTGGAGGCGCTGGATACCGGCTACGTCAGCCACACGCTGGCGCTGCAGCTCGGTGGCATGGAGCCGCTCCGCCAGGGCCTCTACGGCGCCAGCGAGATGGTGATGGATGGCTTCATGCACCTGCAGCGCGGCGGCATCCTCAAGCGCCGTTCGTGGGACAACCTCGCACTGGAGCGGGCCGCGGTGGCCGGTCGCTTGCCGGGCGACGCACCGGGCGGGCATTACCTGCGCGGCGCGTTCTTCCTCGGTTCGCGGGAGCTCTACCGCTGGCTCGACGAGACCGAGGCAGCCGATCCCGATGCGATCGACATGTGCCGGGTCTCCAACGTCAACCAGTTGTATGGCGACCACCAGGTGCTGGCCGCACTGCAGCGACGCGGCGCGCGCTTCTTCAACACCTGCATGATGGCCACGCTCACCGGGGCAGCCGTGTCCGATGGGCTGGAGGACGGCCACGTGGTGAGCGGCGTGGGCGGTCAATACAACTTCGTGGCGATGGCGCACGAACTGGCGGACGGGCGCTCGATCCTGTTGCTGCGGGCCACCCGCGACGGCCCGCACGGAGTCGAGACCAACATCCGCTTCAACTACGGCAACACCACGATTCCGCGGCATCTCCGCGACCTGTTCGTCACCGAGTACGGCGTGGCCGACCTGCGCGGCAAGACCGACGAAGAGTGCATCGAGGCGATGCTTTCGGTGTGCGATGCCCGTTTCGTCGAAGCGCTGGCCGCCGAGGCCAAGGCCCACGGCAAGCTGCGCGCCGACTTCGCGATTCCCGATGCGTGGCGGCGCCATCTGCCCGAGGTGCTGGCCGAGGCGCTGGCGCCGCTGAAGGCCCGGGGGCTGGCGCCGACCTTTCCGTTCGGCAGCGACTTCACCGAGGTGGAACAGCGTCTGTTGCCGGCGCTGGGTTGGCTGCAACGGGGCAGCCGGACGTGGCGCGGGCGGCTGGCCATCGCGCGTGCCTGGCTGCGGCCGGGAGCGGCCGTCGATGGCGAGGTCGAGGCCCTGGCGCGGATGGGCTTCGAGCGGGCGGCGACGCTGTCCGATCGCGTGCAGCGGCGCCTGCTGCAGGCCGCGCTGCGACACACCGTGCGCTGA
- the ispG gene encoding flavodoxin-dependent (E)-4-hydroxy-3-methylbut-2-enyl-diphosphate synthase, with product MSESSQPAPRPAEAEPRRPSVGVQIGKVTVGGGAPIVVQSMTNTDTEDPVSTARQIAELARAGSELVRITVNTPAAAAAVPRIVERLQMMGVDVPIIGDFHYNGHQLLEAEPACAELLAKYRINPGNVGFGKKKDAQFGAIIEKAIEYGKPVRIGANWGSLDQSMVAMLMDENHRRAQPWDAAHVAREALIRSALDSAAKAEEIGLPRERIILSAKVSGVQELIAVYRDLAARGDYALHLGLTEAGMGSKGITASAAALAVLLQEGIGDTIRISLTPEPGGARTGEVIVAQELLQTMGLRAFTPLVTACPGCGRTTSEFFQELAKTVQAHVREQMPLWRVKYDGVENLTLAVMGCVVNGPGESKHANLGISLPGNGEAPAAPVFIDGEKAMTLRGDHIASEFIGILDDYVETHYASREA from the coding sequence ATGAGCGAATCTTCCCAGCCCGCCCCGCGTCCCGCCGAAGCCGAACCGCGCCGTCCCAGCGTCGGCGTGCAGATCGGCAAGGTCACCGTCGGTGGCGGTGCGCCGATCGTCGTGCAGTCGATGACCAACACCGACACCGAGGATCCGGTCAGCACGGCGAGGCAGATCGCCGAACTGGCTCGTGCCGGTTCCGAGCTGGTGCGCATCACGGTCAACACGCCGGCCGCAGCCGCGGCGGTGCCGCGCATCGTCGAGCGGCTGCAGATGATGGGCGTGGACGTGCCGATCATCGGCGACTTCCACTACAACGGGCATCAGTTGCTTGAAGCCGAGCCGGCCTGTGCCGAGCTGCTGGCGAAGTACCGCATCAACCCCGGCAACGTCGGTTTCGGCAAGAAGAAGGACGCGCAGTTCGGCGCGATCATCGAGAAGGCGATCGAGTACGGCAAGCCGGTGCGCATCGGCGCCAACTGGGGCTCGCTGGACCAGTCCATGGTCGCCATGCTGATGGACGAGAACCACCGCCGCGCGCAGCCGTGGGACGCCGCCCACGTGGCGCGCGAGGCGCTGATCCGCTCAGCGCTGGACTCGGCCGCCAAGGCTGAGGAGATCGGCCTGCCGCGTGAGCGCATCATCCTGTCGGCCAAGGTGTCCGGCGTGCAGGAGTTGATCGCGGTGTACCGCGACCTTGCCGCGCGCGGCGATTACGCACTGCACCTGGGCCTGACCGAGGCCGGCATGGGCTCGAAGGGCATCACCGCCTCGGCCGCGGCGCTGGCGGTGCTGCTGCAGGAAGGCATCGGCGACACCATCCGCATCTCGCTCACGCCGGAGCCCGGCGGTGCGCGCACCGGCGAGGTGATCGTGGCGCAGGAGCTGCTGCAGACCATGGGCCTGCGCGCGTTCACGCCGCTGGTCACCGCCTGCCCGGGCTGCGGCCGCACCACCAGCGAGTTCTTCCAGGAGCTGGCCAAGACCGTGCAGGCCCACGTGCGCGAGCAGATGCCGCTGTGGCGGGTGAAGTACGACGGCGTGGAGAACCTCACCCTGGCGGTGATGGGCTGCGTGGTGAACGGCCCGGGCGAATCCAAGCACGCCAACCTCGGCATCTCGCTGCCGGGCAACGGCGAGGCACCGGCTGCGCCGGTGTTCATCGACGGCGAGAAGGCGATGACCCTGCGCGGCGACCACATCGCCAGCGAGTTCATCGGCATCCTCGACGACTACGTCGAAACCCACTACGCCAGCCGCGAGGCCTGA
- a CDS encoding class I SAM-dependent methyltransferase — translation MMDAEEAILRVWHGHALPWSRAVREGRIASRRLVTDAAVVAAVLALAPGRVIDLGCGEGWLARALAGQGIDVLGVDAVPALVEAAQVAGGGRYRVMDYAAIAAGGLHEQADVAVCNFSLLGAESVDLLLRAVPSLLSPGGALVIQTLHPCAACGDAPYRDGWREGSWAGCGNGFGEAAPWYFRTLAGWQRSFRDAGLSLRGIAEPVHPETGRPASIVLTLQPQA, via the coding sequence ATGATGGACGCGGAGGAGGCCATCCTGCGCGTCTGGCATGGGCACGCCTTGCCCTGGTCCCGTGCCGTGCGTGAAGGGCGTATCGCCAGCCGACGGCTGGTGACCGATGCTGCGGTGGTCGCTGCCGTGCTTGCCCTTGCACCAGGTCGCGTGATCGACCTCGGGTGCGGCGAGGGCTGGCTGGCGCGTGCGTTGGCTGGGCAGGGCATCGACGTGCTCGGCGTGGACGCGGTGCCGGCGCTGGTCGAAGCCGCGCAGGTGGCCGGAGGCGGGCGCTACCGCGTGATGGACTACGCCGCGATTGCTGCCGGCGGGCTGCATGAGCAGGCCGACGTGGCGGTCTGCAACTTTTCGTTGCTCGGCGCGGAGTCGGTCGACCTGCTGCTGCGTGCCGTACCGTCGCTGCTGTCGCCGGGCGGTGCCCTCGTGATCCAGACGCTGCATCCGTGCGCTGCCTGCGGCGACGCGCCGTATCGCGATGGCTGGCGCGAGGGTTCGTGGGCTGGCTGCGGGAACGGCTTCGGGGAGGCGGCGCCCTGGTATTTCCGGACCCTGGCCGGTTGGCAGCGGAGTTTTCGGGACGCGGGGCTGTCGCTGCGCGGGATCGCCGAACCGGTGCATCCGGAGACAGGACGGCCGGCGTCGATCGTGCTCACCCTCCAGCCGCAGGCCTGA